From Amycolatopsis sp. cg9, one genomic window encodes:
- the pgsA gene encoding phosphatidylinositol phosphate synthase, with product MLNIFARASVSRVTDPIGQALVRAGLTPNAMTVLGTAGAVICALAFFPNGYLLWGTFTVWGFAMLDLLDGAMARARGYGTPFGAVLDATCDRLVDGALFAAIAWWCFVVDDNHPAAAAALLCLVLAQVISYVKARADASGLPVDGGLVERAERLIIALVGTGLHGFGIPYTVDVTLWLLAVLSVITLLQRFAAVAKAAREAAAGEQPA from the coding sequence ATGCTCAACATCTTCGCGCGTGCCTCCGTTTCCCGCGTCACCGATCCGATCGGCCAGGCGCTGGTCCGCGCCGGGCTGACCCCGAACGCGATGACCGTGCTCGGCACCGCCGGCGCCGTCATCTGCGCCCTGGCCTTCTTCCCGAACGGCTACCTGCTCTGGGGCACCTTCACGGTGTGGGGCTTCGCCATGCTCGACCTGCTCGACGGCGCCATGGCCCGCGCCCGCGGCTACGGCACCCCGTTCGGCGCGGTGCTCGACGCCACCTGCGACCGGCTGGTCGACGGCGCGCTCTTCGCCGCCATCGCCTGGTGGTGCTTCGTCGTCGACGACAACCACCCGGCCGCCGCCGCGGCGCTGCTGTGCCTGGTGCTCGCCCAGGTCATCTCCTACGTCAAGGCCCGCGCCGACGCCTCCGGCCTGCCGGTGGACGGCGGGCTCGTCGAACGCGCCGAGCGGCTGATCATCGCACTGGTCGGCACCGGCCTGCACGGCTTCGGCATCCCGTACACCGTGGACGTGACGCTCTGGCTGCTGGCCGTCCTGTCGGTCATCACCCTGCTGCAGCGCTTCGCGGCCGTGGCGAAGGCGGCCCGCGAGGCCGCGGCGGGGGAGCAACCGGCATGA
- the thrS gene encoding threonine--tRNA ligase: MSQSPPVSPVAASRVVVPAGTTAGAAVREAGLPTKGEDTIVVVRDAEGKLRDLAWAPEADAEVEPVAANTEDGRSVIRHSAAHVLAQAVQQQFPDAKLGIGPPVKDGFYYDFAVDTPFTPEDLQALEKRMKQIVKGAQQFSRRVFDSVDEAKKELADEPFKLELVDLKSEVDTSEVMEVGEGELTIYDNLDPRTKERVWSDLCRGPHVPTTKFIPAFKLTRVAAAYWRGSEKNPQLQRIYGTAWESTEAQDAHLERIAEAERRDHRKLGAELDLFSFPEEIGSGLPVFHPKGGIIRRELENYSRRRHEEAGYEFVNTPHISKGELFHTSGHLPYYADTMFPPVQFDEENYYLKAMNCPMHNLIFRSRGRSYRELPLRLFEFGTVYRYEKSGVVHGLTRVRGLTMDDSHIYCTKEQMPGELRSLLKFVLDLLADYGLSDFYLELSTRGDSDKFIGEDWEWEEATETLRQAAVDSGLELVPDPGGAAFYGPKISVQAKDAIGRTWQMSTIQLDFNQNKRFELEYTAPDGSRQRPVMIHRALFGSIERFFGVLTEHYAGAFPAWLAPVQVVGIPITADQVEHLQGIEKALRAKGIRAEVDASDDRMQKKIRTHTTQKVPFMLLAGAKDVEAGAVSFRFRDGGQINGVPVAKAVEAIAEWVERRENASPSAEALETVVR, translated from the coding sequence GTGTCCCAGTCGCCCCCCGTTTCCCCCGTGGCCGCCTCCCGTGTGGTGGTACCGGCGGGCACTACGGCGGGCGCGGCGGTCCGCGAAGCCGGCCTGCCGACCAAGGGCGAGGACACGATCGTCGTCGTGCGCGACGCCGAGGGGAAGCTGCGCGACCTCGCCTGGGCCCCCGAGGCCGACGCCGAGGTCGAGCCGGTCGCCGCGAACACCGAGGACGGGCGCAGCGTCATCCGCCATTCGGCGGCCCACGTGCTCGCCCAAGCCGTCCAGCAGCAATTCCCGGACGCCAAGCTCGGCATCGGCCCGCCGGTGAAAGACGGCTTCTACTACGACTTCGCCGTCGACACTCCGTTCACCCCGGAGGACCTCCAGGCGCTCGAAAAGCGCATGAAACAGATCGTGAAGGGCGCCCAGCAGTTCTCCCGGCGCGTTTTCGACTCCGTCGACGAGGCCAAGAAGGAGCTCGCGGACGAGCCGTTCAAGCTCGAACTGGTCGACCTCAAGTCCGAAGTGGACACCTCGGAGGTCATGGAGGTGGGCGAGGGCGAGCTCACCATCTACGACAATCTCGACCCGCGCACCAAGGAACGTGTCTGGAGTGACCTCTGCCGCGGTCCGCACGTGCCGACCACGAAGTTCATCCCCGCGTTCAAGCTGACCCGCGTCGCCGCCGCGTACTGGCGGGGCAGCGAGAAGAACCCGCAGCTGCAGCGGATCTACGGCACCGCGTGGGAATCCACCGAGGCGCAGGACGCCCACCTCGAGCGCATCGCCGAGGCCGAGCGCCGCGACCACCGCAAGCTCGGCGCCGAGCTCGACCTGTTCTCCTTCCCGGAGGAGATCGGCTCGGGCCTGCCGGTGTTCCACCCGAAGGGCGGCATCATCCGCCGCGAGCTGGAGAACTACTCGCGCCGCCGCCACGAAGAGGCCGGCTACGAGTTCGTGAACACCCCGCACATCAGCAAGGGCGAGCTGTTCCACACCTCCGGCCACCTGCCGTACTACGCGGACACGATGTTCCCGCCGGTGCAGTTCGACGAGGAGAACTACTACCTCAAGGCCATGAACTGCCCGATGCACAACCTGATCTTCCGCTCGCGCGGGCGGTCCTACCGCGAGCTGCCGCTGCGGCTGTTCGAGTTCGGCACCGTCTACCGCTACGAGAAGTCGGGCGTGGTGCACGGCCTCACCCGCGTGCGCGGCCTGACGATGGACGACTCGCACATCTACTGCACCAAGGAGCAGATGCCGGGCGAGCTGCGGTCGCTGCTGAAGTTCGTCCTCGACCTGCTCGCCGACTACGGCCTTTCCGACTTCTACCTCGAGCTGTCCACCCGCGGGGACTCCGACAAGTTCATCGGCGAGGACTGGGAGTGGGAGGAGGCCACCGAGACGCTGCGGCAGGCCGCCGTCGACTCCGGCCTCGAGCTGGTCCCGGACCCGGGCGGCGCCGCCTTCTACGGCCCCAAGATCTCCGTGCAGGCGAAGGACGCCATCGGCCGCACCTGGCAGATGTCGACCATCCAGCTGGACTTCAACCAGAACAAGCGGTTCGAGCTCGAGTACACCGCGCCGGACGGTTCCCGCCAGCGCCCGGTGATGATCCACCGCGCGCTGTTCGGCTCGATCGAGCGGTTCTTCGGCGTGCTGACCGAGCACTACGCGGGCGCGTTCCCGGCGTGGCTCGCGCCGGTGCAGGTGGTCGGCATCCCGATCACCGCCGACCAGGTCGAGCACCTCCAGGGCATCGAGAAGGCGTTGCGCGCCAAGGGGATCCGCGCCGAGGTCGACGCGAGCGACGACCGCATGCAGAAGAAGATCCGCACGCACACCACGCAGAAGGTGCCTTTCATGCTGCTGGCCGGCGCGAAGGACGTCGAGGCCGGCGCGGTGTCGTTCCGCTTCCGCGACGGCGGCCAGATCAACGGCGTGCCGGTGGCCAAGGCGGTCGAGGCGATCGCGGAGTGGGTCGAGCGCCGCGAGAACGCGTCGCCGTCGGCCGAGGCGCTGGAGACGGTCGTTCGGTGA
- a CDS encoding phosphatidylinositol mannoside acyltransferase, with translation MSKLSERLSAFGYSAGWRLAGWLPAGFGSTVFSLGADLAVRRDGGGVRQLRANLARVVPQADPVELDELTRRAMRSYARYWHETFRLPSMDQKEVSEKVAASITGVENLDAALAEGNGAVMALPHSGNWDIAGVWLADYLGGFTTVAERLKPESLYRRFVEYRESLGFEIVPLTGDSSAMRVLLKRLRENKAVCLVGDRDLTTSGVPVKFFGEQARFPGGPARLAATTGAALIPAGCWFTEDGWQIRLHPRIRVTARAEVPAATQALADIFAGDIAAHPADWHMLQKFWPADLEAGERVSLEEAS, from the coding sequence ATGAGCAAGCTGTCGGAACGGCTCAGCGCGTTCGGCTACTCCGCCGGGTGGCGGCTGGCCGGCTGGCTGCCCGCCGGGTTCGGCAGCACGGTGTTCTCGCTCGGCGCCGACCTCGCCGTCCGCCGCGACGGCGGGGGCGTGCGGCAGCTGCGCGCCAACCTCGCCCGCGTCGTCCCGCAGGCCGACCCGGTCGAGCTCGACGAGCTGACCCGGCGCGCGATGCGCTCGTACGCCCGGTACTGGCACGAGACGTTCCGGCTGCCGTCGATGGACCAGAAGGAGGTCAGCGAGAAGGTCGCGGCCTCCATCACCGGCGTCGAGAACCTGGACGCGGCGCTGGCCGAAGGCAACGGCGCGGTGATGGCGCTGCCGCACAGCGGCAACTGGGACATCGCCGGCGTCTGGCTGGCCGACTACCTCGGCGGGTTCACCACCGTCGCCGAGCGCCTGAAGCCGGAGTCGCTCTACCGCCGGTTCGTCGAGTACCGCGAGTCGCTCGGCTTCGAGATCGTGCCGCTGACCGGCGACAGCTCGGCGATGCGCGTGCTGCTGAAGCGGCTGCGCGAGAACAAGGCCGTGTGCCTGGTCGGCGACCGCGACCTCACCACCAGTGGCGTCCCGGTGAAGTTCTTCGGCGAGCAAGCCCGCTTCCCGGGCGGCCCGGCGCGGCTGGCCGCCACGACCGGCGCGGCGCTGATCCCGGCCGGCTGCTGGTTCACCGAGGACGGCTGGCAGATCCGGCTGCACCCGCGCATCCGCGTCACCGCGCGCGCCGAGGTCCCGGCCGCCACGCAGGCGCTCGCCGACATCTTCGCCGGCGACATCGCCGCGCACCCGGCCGACTGGCACATGCTGCAGAAGTTCTGGCCCGCCGACCTCGAGGCCGGCGAGCGGGTCAGCCTCGAAGAAGCGAGCTGA
- a CDS encoding NUDIX hydrolase, with product MSVLAWLLPLLALVVVAGGLFLVATANRLDRLHVRTDAGWAALDAALARRAVVARAVAVVLGDTGLRTSAERAEAAPRADRETEENDLTLLLSRVDRAGLPAELAEELTDAEHRVVIARRVHNDAVRDTLRLRRRRKVRYFKLAGTAPLPEYFEFAEPEV from the coding sequence GTGAGCGTGCTCGCGTGGCTGCTGCCGCTGCTGGCACTGGTCGTCGTGGCGGGCGGGCTGTTCCTGGTGGCGACGGCGAACCGGCTCGACCGGCTGCACGTCCGGACGGACGCGGGCTGGGCCGCCCTCGACGCGGCGCTGGCCCGGCGGGCGGTGGTGGCGCGCGCGGTCGCGGTCGTGCTGGGCGACACGGGGCTGCGGACGTCGGCCGAACGCGCCGAAGCGGCCCCGCGCGCCGACCGCGAGACCGAGGAGAACGACCTGACGCTGCTCCTGAGCCGCGTCGACCGGGCGGGCCTGCCCGCCGAGCTGGCCGAGGAGCTCACCGACGCCGAGCACCGGGTGGTGATCGCCCGCCGCGTCCACAACGACGCCGTCCGGGACACGCTGCGGCTGCGGCGGCGGCGCAAGGTCCGGTACTTCAAGCTCGCGGGCACGGCGCCGCTGCCGGAGTACTTCGAGTTCGCCGAGCCGGAGGTCTGA
- a CDS encoding XdhC family protein yields MSETCDVAHGTAAPDPDARTLVAVFASPVSRHLLTFARELGYHVALYEPDPARATDGPEGVEAGTTLPPLDGTADVVVTDHHRPELGEVLKAALGGNPRWIGVLGNPRHPGPHVAALQGLGVPDSDIARVHRPVGLNIGSRTPPEIAVATLAGLLADRNGRPGGFDF; encoded by the coding sequence ATGAGTGAGACCTGCGACGTCGCCCACGGCACCGCGGCGCCGGACCCGGACGCGCGGACCCTGGTGGCGGTGTTCGCGTCGCCGGTTTCGCGGCACCTGCTGACGTTCGCGCGGGAGCTGGGCTACCACGTCGCGCTGTACGAGCCCGACCCCGCGCGGGCGACCGACGGGCCCGAGGGCGTCGAGGCGGGCACGACGCTGCCGCCGCTGGACGGCACGGCGGACGTCGTGGTGACCGACCACCACCGGCCGGAGCTCGGCGAGGTGCTGAAGGCCGCGCTCGGCGGGAACCCGCGCTGGATCGGCGTGCTGGGCAACCCGCGGCACCCCGGTCCGCACGTGGCCGCGCTGCAGGGACTGGGCGTGCCCGACTCCGACATCGCCCGCGTGCACCGGCCGGTCGGGCTGAACATCGGCTCGCGCACGCCGCCGGAGATCGCCGTAGCGACGCTCGCCGGCCTGCTGGCCGACCGCAACGGCCGCCCGGGCGGCTTCGACTTCTGA
- a CDS encoding MarR family winged helix-turn-helix transcriptional regulator codes for MSETRWLSDDEQRVWREFNAATRMLSAHLEGQLQHDSGMPHTYYEVLVSLSEAPGRRLRMSELADARQASRSRLSHAVARLEANGWVRREACPTDKRGAWAVLTQEGFAALEAAAPGHVEAVRESLFDPLTPEQVTALGEISAAIRQRLSPKCAAAQAAEEAREHESELSKSG; via the coding sequence ATGTCCGAAACCCGATGGCTCAGCGACGACGAGCAGCGCGTCTGGCGTGAGTTCAACGCGGCCACCCGCATGCTCAGCGCGCACCTCGAGGGCCAGCTGCAGCACGACTCGGGCATGCCGCACACCTACTACGAAGTCCTCGTTTCGCTCTCCGAAGCACCCGGCCGCCGGTTGCGGATGAGCGAGCTCGCCGACGCGCGGCAGGCGTCGCGCAGCCGGCTCTCGCACGCCGTCGCCCGGCTGGAAGCCAACGGCTGGGTGCGCCGCGAGGCCTGCCCGACCGACAAGCGCGGCGCGTGGGCCGTTCTGACGCAGGAGGGCTTCGCCGCGCTCGAAGCGGCCGCGCCCGGGCACGTCGAGGCCGTCCGCGAGAGCCTTTTCGACCCGCTGACGCCGGAGCAGGTCACCGCGCTCGGGGAAATCAGCGCCGCGATCCGGCAGCGCCTCTCGCCGAAGTGCGCCGCCGCGCAGGCCGCCGAAGAAGCGCGGGAGCACGAGAGCGAACTCTCGAAATCGGGCTGA
- a CDS encoding elongation factor G-like protein EF-G2: MADKQAKNADTGAAVAVDDPAKVRNVVLVGPSGSGKTTLTEALLAASGTVPRAGSVVDGTTVCDHDPAAVRQQRSVGLSVAPVLHQGHKINLIDTPGYADFVGELRAGLRAADAALFVVSAAEGVDAATIAVWEECAAVGMPRAVVVSRLDHHRADAMAEIAACRAAFGDGVLPLYLPAGDGLVGLITQRYFDYSGGPPPEIGEPDPAELERMAEARNELIEGVIAESEDESLMDRYLAGEEIAEETLIADLETAVARGSFHPVIPVCATSGIGLTEVLDGIVRAFPSPLEHQPPDVTTPDGGTHAAITADPAGPLAAEVVRTAVDSYVGRVSLVRVFSGTLRPERPVHVSGHGLAERGHEDHDADERVAHLYSPLGANLREVPYCVAGDLCALTKVGSAETGDTVSSPDDPLLMEPWAMPEPLLPVAVVAKTRSDEDTLARNLSRLVAGDPTLRLDRNAETAQLVLWCMGEAHADVVLSRLRAGGADVDTEPVKISLRSTFAKPAKGHGRHVKQSGGHGQFAVCDIEVEPLPRGGGFQFVDKVVGGSVPHQFIPSVEKGVRAQLERGLADGHPVVDVKVTLVDGKAHSVDSSDAAFQTAGALALREAAASGHITMLEPLEEVAIRLPDEHLGTVLGDLSSRRGRVLGTEAGEGGRTVIRAEVPATELVRYLIDLRSMTSGTATFTRRHARFEPMPEGMAVH; encoded by the coding sequence ATGGCAGACAAACAAGCCAAGAACGCCGACACCGGGGCCGCCGTCGCTGTGGACGACCCCGCGAAGGTCCGCAACGTCGTGCTCGTCGGCCCGTCCGGCTCGGGGAAGACGACCCTCACCGAGGCCCTGCTCGCCGCCTCCGGCACGGTGCCGCGCGCGGGTTCGGTCGTCGACGGGACCACGGTGTGCGACCACGACCCCGCGGCGGTCCGCCAGCAGCGCTCGGTCGGCCTCTCGGTCGCACCGGTGCTGCACCAGGGCCACAAGATCAACCTGATCGACACGCCGGGGTACGCGGACTTCGTCGGGGAGCTGCGGGCCGGGCTGCGCGCGGCCGACGCGGCGCTGTTCGTCGTCAGCGCCGCCGAAGGGGTGGACGCGGCGACGATCGCGGTGTGGGAAGAGTGCGCCGCGGTCGGGATGCCGCGCGCGGTCGTCGTCTCCCGGCTCGACCACCACCGGGCCGACGCGATGGCCGAGATCGCCGCCTGCCGGGCCGCGTTCGGCGACGGCGTGCTGCCGCTGTACCTGCCCGCCGGCGACGGCCTGGTCGGGCTGATCACGCAGCGGTACTTCGACTACTCCGGCGGGCCACCGCCCGAGATCGGCGAACCCGACCCGGCGGAGCTCGAACGGATGGCCGAGGCCCGCAACGAGCTGATCGAAGGGGTGATCGCCGAGAGCGAGGACGAGTCCCTGATGGACCGCTACCTCGCCGGGGAGGAGATCGCCGAGGAAACCCTCATCGCCGACCTGGAAACCGCGGTCGCGCGCGGCTCCTTCCACCCCGTCATCCCGGTCTGCGCGACCAGCGGGATCGGCCTGACCGAGGTGCTCGACGGGATCGTCCGCGCGTTCCCCTCGCCGCTGGAGCACCAGCCGCCCGACGTCACCACGCCCGACGGCGGGACGCACGCCGCCATCACCGCCGACCCCGCGGGCCCCCTCGCCGCGGAGGTCGTCCGGACGGCGGTCGACTCCTACGTCGGCCGGGTGTCGCTGGTCCGGGTGTTCTCCGGGACGCTGCGCCCCGAGCGACCGGTGCACGTGTCCGGGCACGGCCTCGCCGAACGCGGCCACGAGGACCACGACGCCGACGAGCGCGTCGCGCACCTCTACTCCCCACTCGGCGCGAACCTGCGGGAAGTGCCCTACTGCGTCGCGGGCGACCTGTGCGCGCTGACGAAGGTCGGCTCGGCCGAAACCGGCGACACCGTCTCCTCCCCCGACGACCCGCTGCTGATGGAGCCGTGGGCGATGCCGGAACCGCTGCTGCCGGTGGCGGTGGTCGCGAAGACCCGCAGCGACGAGGACACCCTCGCCCGCAACCTCTCCCGGCTGGTCGCCGGCGACCCGACGCTGCGGCTGGACCGCAACGCCGAGACCGCCCAGCTGGTGCTGTGGTGCATGGGCGAGGCCCACGCCGACGTCGTGCTGTCGCGGCTGCGGGCGGGCGGCGCGGACGTCGACACCGAACCGGTGAAGATCAGCCTGCGCTCGACGTTCGCCAAGCCGGCCAAGGGACACGGGCGGCACGTGAAGCAGTCCGGTGGGCACGGCCAGTTCGCCGTCTGCGACATCGAGGTCGAACCGCTCCCGCGCGGCGGCGGGTTCCAGTTCGTCGACAAGGTCGTCGGCGGCTCGGTGCCCCACCAGTTCATCCCGAGTGTGGAGAAGGGCGTGCGGGCCCAGCTGGAGCGCGGGCTGGCCGACGGGCACCCGGTGGTCGACGTCAAGGTGACGCTGGTCGACGGCAAGGCGCACAGCGTCGACTCCTCGGACGCGGCGTTCCAGACGGCCGGGGCGCTGGCGCTGCGGGAGGCTGCGGCGAGCGGGCACATCACGATGCTCGAGCCGTTGGAGGAGGTGGCGATCCGGCTCCCGGACGAGCACCTCGGCACGGTGCTGGGCGACCTGTCGTCCCGGCGCGGCCGGGTCCTGGGCACCGAGGCCGGAGAAGGCGGCCGCACGGTGATCCGCGCGGAGGTCCCGGCCACGGAGCTGGTGCGGTACCTGATCGACCTGCGCTCGATGACCTCGGGCACGGCGACGTTCACCCGCCGCCACGCCCGCTTCGAGCCGATGCCGGAAGGGATGGCGGTCCACTGA
- a CDS encoding glycosyltransferase family 4 protein produces the protein MRVGIVCPYSFDVPGGVQGHVIDLTKALLARGHHVSVLAPADDDADLPPFVHPAGKALGIPYNGSVARLQFGPVSYARVRRWIREGDFDVLHLHEPAAPSLSLLALLIADGPIVATFHTATTRSRTLSAFQPVLRPLLEKITARIAVSALARRVQVEHAGGDAVEIPNGVDVEFFSSATPLPGYPRAGGTVGFVGRFGEPRKGMGVLLEALRRILPEFEDLRLVVVGRGDEDQLRRDAGPELAPHLELLGQADDDVKASALRSVDVYCAPNTGGESFGMILTEAMAAGTPVLASDLDSFRRVLDDGHAGMLATTGDPGALADGLRELLGDPARRASLAAAAGEHVTVFDWSVVATQVLRVYETAIAADPRRVAAPEREFAR, from the coding sequence CTGCGGGTCGGGATCGTCTGCCCCTACTCGTTCGACGTGCCCGGCGGGGTCCAGGGCCACGTGATCGACCTGACGAAGGCCCTGCTCGCCCGCGGGCACCACGTCTCCGTGCTCGCCCCCGCCGACGACGACGCCGACCTGCCGCCGTTCGTCCACCCGGCGGGCAAGGCGCTCGGCATCCCGTACAACGGCTCGGTCGCGCGGCTGCAGTTCGGTCCGGTGTCCTACGCCCGGGTGCGCCGCTGGATCCGCGAGGGCGACTTCGACGTCCTGCACCTGCACGAACCGGCCGCGCCGAGCCTTTCGCTGCTCGCGCTGCTCATCGCCGACGGCCCGATCGTGGCGACCTTCCACACCGCGACCACGCGCTCGCGGACGCTGTCGGCCTTCCAGCCGGTGCTGCGGCCGCTCCTGGAGAAGATCACCGCGCGGATCGCGGTGTCCGCGCTCGCCCGCCGGGTCCAGGTCGAGCACGCGGGCGGCGACGCCGTGGAGATCCCCAACGGCGTCGACGTCGAGTTCTTCTCCTCCGCCACGCCGCTGCCGGGCTACCCGCGGGCCGGCGGGACGGTCGGGTTCGTCGGCCGCTTCGGCGAGCCGCGCAAGGGGATGGGCGTGCTGCTGGAGGCGCTGCGGCGGATCCTCCCGGAGTTCGAAGACCTGCGGCTGGTCGTCGTCGGCCGCGGGGACGAGGACCAGCTGCGCCGCGACGCCGGCCCGGAGCTGGCGCCGCACCTCGAGCTGCTCGGGCAGGCCGACGACGACGTGAAGGCCAGCGCGCTGCGCAGCGTCGACGTCTACTGCGCGCCCAACACCGGTGGCGAGAGCTTCGGGATGATCCTGACCGAGGCCATGGCGGCGGGCACCCCGGTGCTGGCCAGCGACCTCGACTCGTTCCGGCGGGTGCTCGACGACGGCCACGCCGGGATGCTCGCCACGACCGGCGACCCCGGGGCGCTCGCGGACGGCCTGCGCGAGCTGCTCGGCGACCCGGCGCGCCGGGCGTCGCTGGCCGCGGCGGCGGGGGAGCACGTGACGGTGTTCGACTGGTCGGTGGTGGCCACCCAGGTGCTGCGCGTCTACGAGACGGCGATCGCCGCCGATCCGCGGCGGGTAGCGGCGCCGGAGCGGGAGTTCGCCCGGTGA
- a CDS encoding FAD-binding oxidoreductase, giving the protein MDGRAFLRVSGAVPVAGLAGWPPPDDWERLRKRLSGPLFRPGDPGYPEAKQGFFTMYDDRVPAAVVGAARVEDVQAAAGFAARHGLPVAARSGGHGYPGYSTVDGGIVVDLSRFSGVEVRPDGRAVIGAGARLGPIATTLAAAGRVLPAGSCDTVGIAGLALGGGVGLLDRKYGLTCDHLEAARIVTADGRARTVSRSAEPDLFWALRGGGGGNFGIVTGFTFRTVPIADVTTFKLTFPDGTQAGLFAAWQEWLPSTPDELWCGVNIDAVTAVASGTFLGPESRLKELLDDLVRRVGTPPAERGTRVLDHLSAMRSFDEPESRPGAAAARAAYVGTSRMLLRAAPDPAAVVEALVRDPGVGTLIDSAGGAIARVGARETAFPHRGALASFQFLHGAAPADGGEAGARRALAAVRDGLGPEFGTTGYVNYLDPELPDWAEAYYGVNLPRLRAVARKYDPRGIFAFPQGLSEPRSTVHIGAT; this is encoded by the coding sequence GTGGACGGGCGGGCTTTCTTGCGGGTTTCCGGAGCGGTGCCGGTGGCGGGCCTGGCGGGGTGGCCGCCCCCGGACGACTGGGAGCGGCTCCGGAAGCGGCTCTCGGGGCCGTTGTTCCGCCCGGGCGACCCGGGCTACCCGGAGGCCAAGCAGGGTTTCTTCACGATGTACGACGACCGGGTGCCGGCCGCGGTGGTCGGCGCCGCGCGCGTCGAAGACGTCCAGGCGGCCGCCGGTTTCGCGGCCCGGCACGGGCTGCCCGTCGCGGCCCGCAGCGGCGGGCACGGCTACCCCGGCTATTCCACAGTGGACGGCGGGATCGTCGTGGACCTGAGCCGCTTTTCGGGCGTCGAAGTGCGCCCGGACGGCCGCGCGGTGATCGGCGCCGGTGCCCGGCTGGGGCCGATCGCCACGACGCTCGCCGCGGCCGGGCGGGTGCTCCCGGCGGGCAGCTGCGACACGGTGGGCATCGCCGGGCTCGCCCTCGGCGGCGGCGTCGGCCTGCTCGACCGGAAGTACGGGCTGACGTGCGACCACCTGGAGGCGGCGCGGATCGTCACCGCCGACGGCCGGGCGCGCACGGTGTCCCGCTCGGCGGAGCCGGACCTGTTCTGGGCGCTGCGCGGCGGAGGCGGCGGCAACTTCGGGATCGTCACCGGCTTCACGTTCCGGACGGTGCCGATCGCGGACGTCACCACCTTCAAGCTCACTTTCCCGGACGGCACCCAGGCCGGGTTGTTCGCCGCGTGGCAGGAGTGGCTGCCGTCGACGCCGGACGAGCTGTGGTGCGGGGTGAACATCGACGCGGTCACCGCCGTCGCCAGTGGCACCTTCCTCGGCCCCGAATCCCGGCTGAAGGAGCTGCTCGACGACCTGGTCCGCCGCGTCGGCACGCCGCCCGCCGAGCGGGGCACACGGGTGCTGGACCACCTGAGCGCGATGCGGTCGTTCGACGAGCCGGAGTCCCGGCCCGGGGCGGCCGCGGCGCGCGCGGCGTACGTCGGGACGTCGCGGATGCTGCTGCGGGCCGCCCCCGACCCGGCCGCGGTCGTCGAGGCGCTGGTCCGCGATCCGGGCGTGGGCACGCTCATCGACTCCGCCGGCGGCGCGATCGCCCGCGTCGGCGCGCGCGAGACGGCGTTCCCGCACCGCGGCGCGCTGGCCAGCTTCCAGTTCCTGCACGGCGCCGCACCCGCGGACGGCGGTGAAGCGGGGGCGCGGCGGGCGCTCGCCGCGGTGCGCGACGGGCTCGGCCCGGAGTTCGGCACCACCGGGTACGTCAACTACCTCGACCCGGAGCTGCCGGACTGGGCCGAGGCGTACTACGGGGTGAACCTGCCGCGGCTGCGCGCGGTCGCCCGGAAGTACGACCCGCGAGGAATCTTCGCTTTCCCGCAAGGACTCTCCGAGCCCCGCTCGACTGTCCACATCGGAGCGACTTAG
- a CDS encoding HIT domain-containing protein, translated as MSDGPELVEQQGVGVQDAFQRLWTPHRMAYIKGQDKPDGDEDTGCPFCRIPSLDDKTGLIVARGETVYAVLNLYPYNPGHLMVVPYRHVADYTELTVEETREVAEFTQHAMKVIRAVSGAHGFNIGLNQGVIAGAGIAAHLHQHLVPRWGGDANFMPVLGQTKVLPQLLGETRDLLADAW; from the coding sequence GTGAGTGACGGTCCCGAGCTCGTCGAGCAGCAGGGCGTCGGGGTCCAGGACGCGTTCCAGCGCCTCTGGACCCCGCACCGGATGGCCTACATCAAGGGCCAGGACAAACCGGACGGCGACGAAGACACCGGCTGCCCGTTCTGCCGCATCCCTTCGCTGGACGACAAAACGGGGCTGATCGTCGCGCGCGGCGAGACGGTGTACGCGGTGCTGAACCTGTACCCGTACAACCCCGGGCACCTGATGGTGGTGCCGTACCGGCACGTCGCGGACTACACCGAGCTGACGGTCGAGGAGACCCGCGAGGTCGCGGAGTTCACCCAGCACGCGATGAAGGTGATCCGCGCGGTGTCGGGCGCGCACGGGTTCAACATCGGCCTGAACCAGGGCGTGATCGCGGGCGCGGGCATCGCGGCGCACCTGCACCAGCACCTGGTGCCGCGGTGGGGCGGGGACGCGAACTTCATGCCGGTGCTCGGGCAGACGAAGGTGCTCCCGCAATTGCTGGGCGAAACGCGGGACCTGCTGGCCGACGCTTGGTGA